The following proteins come from a genomic window of Diorhabda carinulata isolate Delta chromosome X, icDioCari1.1, whole genome shotgun sequence:
- the LOC130901611 gene encoding glucose dehydrogenase [FAD, quinone]-like, protein MKLFFLMSLIIFLVPRSKSNLIDNIWRSVQGSAMMHMSNVANELIRLYEKFILKVDEEIWTLTDTPAEEYDFIVVGGGSAGSVVAARLSEIADWKICLLEAGVPETEYVDVPLLAVTFQGSIYDWSYTMEPQQNALWGLVDGRMPCPRGKALGGSSVLNFMVYSRGAKEDFDKWEELGNKGWSYEDVLPYFLKSEGAHNLGKADMDYHNTTGPLSVENTYRSSIVDAAIEGGAEIGLEYVDYNSPRSEIGVSPSQSTTRNGRRFSTGRAFLVPASSRSNLDVVIKALVTKIIINEETKQAQGVIYEKDGKTSVVLARKEVILCAGAINSPQLLMLSGIGPEHHLQKFGIPVIKDLPVGQGMLDHVCFYGTIFPVYFDWDQTWISYLTSLPKFVTKGEGPFATMGGVEGLGFIRTNVSSYSPNSPDIEFLLLRGYLGTDHGTFLRQAFRITDELYSYTYEPLENEPVWTIAPILLHPMSVGEVQLRSADPHDKPLIYGNYYSDKCNKDIKRMIEAIRYIEKFLDTKAFRSNGAKLSPYPVYGCQNIEFDSDEYWECALRTISVTLYHPMGTCKMGPTIDKTAVVDNKLRVHGIKGLRVADVSVIPFLSGHTNAAAIMIGERVSDFIKKFYKKL, encoded by the exons atgaagttattttttttaatgtccCTTATCATTTTTTTGGTTCCCAGAAGTAAATCCAATTTGATAGATAACATATGGAGAAGTGTACAAGGTTCTGCTATGATGCATATGTCAAATGTTGCAAATGAGCTGATCAGATTGtacgaaaaattcattttaaaagttGATGAAGAAATATGGACGTTAACAGACACACCAG CCGAAGAATACGATTTTATCGTAGTAGGTGGTGGTTCAGCCGGTTCCGTTGTGGCTGCCAGATTATCGGAAATAGCAGATTGGAAGATATGCCTTTTGGAAGCCGGTGTTCCTGAAACCGAATATGTCGACGTTCCTTTACTCGCCGTTACTTTCCAAG GAAGCATCTACGATTGGTCATATACAATGGAACCTCAGCAAAATGCATTATGGGGTTTGGTTGATGGTAGAATGCCGTGTCCAAGAGGTAAAGCGTTAGGTGGGTCTAGTGTGCTCAATTTTATGGTATATTCTAGAGGCGCTAAGGAAGACTTCGACAAATGGGAAGAATTAGGAAacaaag gcTGGTCCTACGAGGATGTTTTACCCTATTTTTTGAAATCGGAAGGAGCTCATAACCTAGGAAAAGCGGATATGGATTATCACAACACCACTGGGCCTTTAAGCGTTGAAAACACTTACCGATCGTCTATTGTAGATGCGGCAATAGAAG GTGGGGCCGAGATAGGTTTGGAATATGTTGATTACAATTCTCCACGTTCCGAAATTGGTGTTTCTCCAAGTCAATCCACAACCCGCAACGGTAGAAGATTCAGTACAGGTAGAGCGTTTCTGGTACCGGCGTCCAGCAGAAGTAATCTAGATGTAGTAATAAAGGCTCTTGTTACGAAAATTATCATCAACGAAGAGACTAAGCAGGCTCAAGGtgtaatatatgaaaaagatgGTAAAACTTCTGTTGTTTTAGCGAGGAAAGAGGTGATATTATGTGCAG GAGCTATTAATTCGCCCCAACTATTGATGTTATCAGGAATAGGACCGGAACACCATTTACAAAAATTCGGAATACCGGTCATAAAGGATTTGCCCGTTGGACAAGGGATGCTCGATCACGTTTGTTTTTATGGAACTATATTTCCGGTGTATTTTGATTGGGATCAAACTTGGATATCCTACTTAACGAGCCTCCCAAAATTTGTAACGAAAGGGGAAGGACCGTTTGCTACTATGGGAGGAGTGGAAGGACTTGGTTTTATCAGAACGAATGTATCTAGTTATTCCCCAAATTCTCCGGATATAgaatttttacttcttagaGGATATCTTGGAACCGACCACGGTACTTTTCTCAGACAAG CTTTCAGAATAACGGACGAATTGTACAGTTACACTTACGAACCTTTGGAAAACGAACCAGTTTGGACCATAGCACCAATTTTACTTCACCCAATGTCTGTTGGCGAAGTGCAATTACGATCAGCTGATCCTCATGATAAACCTCTCATTTACGGTAACTACTATTCCGATAAATGTAATAAAGACATCAAAAGAATGATAGAGGCTATAAGATATATAGAGAAGTTTCTAGATACCAAAGCGTTTAGGAGTAATGGTGCTAAATTAAGTCCGTATCCGGTCTATGGTTGCCAGAATATTGAGTTCGACTCTGATGAATATTGGGAGTGTGCATTGAGAACCATTAGTGTTACACTATATCATCCAATGGGAACTTGTAAGATGGGACCTACAATTGACAAAACAGCGGTGGTTGATAATAAACTTAGGGTTCATGGTATTAAAGGATTAAGGGTTGCTGATGTTAGTGTTATTCCTTTTTTAAGCGGTCATACCAATGCTGCTGCTATTATGATAGGCGAAAGGGTTtcagattttatcaaaaaattttataaaaaactataa